One Paraburkholderia kururiensis DNA window includes the following coding sequences:
- a CDS encoding ABC transporter permease, giving the protein MMRHSTTHSHALPQTEGTTAAIAGRSAPGGIVGMLAKSRETTLFIVLVLLIVGTALARPQFLNLQNLRDVLLNVSIVALLTAGMTVVILMRHIDLSVGSVVGISAYAVGSLYVAFPHMPVVVALAAGLGIGFVGGAINALLIAVGRVPSLVATLSTLYIFRGADYAWVHGGQINATSLPDAFSRLATGAVFGLPTLVLLSALVLLALAVYLKQFRPGREYYAIGSNPEAARLAGVNVERRVMTGFLISGSIAGLAGALWLARFGTVDASTAKGIELQVVAAAVVGSVAITGGVGTILGATLGALVLGVISIALVVLHVSPFWEQAIEGALIVTAIAADTLLARSVAKRMMRKRDHG; this is encoded by the coding sequence ATGATGCGCCACTCGACTACGCACAGCCACGCGCTGCCGCAGACCGAAGGCACGACCGCTGCGATTGCCGGCCGCAGTGCGCCCGGCGGCATCGTCGGCATGCTCGCGAAGAGCCGCGAGACCACGCTCTTCATCGTGCTCGTGCTGCTGATTGTCGGCACGGCGCTGGCGCGGCCGCAGTTCCTCAATCTGCAGAATCTGCGCGACGTACTGCTCAACGTCTCCATTGTGGCGCTGCTTACGGCAGGCATGACCGTCGTGATCCTGATGCGTCATATCGATCTCTCGGTGGGGTCGGTGGTCGGCATCAGCGCGTATGCGGTGGGCAGCCTCTACGTGGCTTTTCCGCACATGCCGGTGGTCGTTGCGCTCGCGGCGGGGCTCGGCATCGGCTTCGTGGGCGGCGCCATCAACGCGTTGCTCATTGCGGTGGGGCGCGTTCCTTCGCTCGTTGCCACGCTTTCCACGCTCTACATTTTTCGCGGCGCGGACTACGCGTGGGTGCACGGCGGACAGATCAACGCCACGAGTCTGCCGGACGCGTTCTCGCGGCTCGCCACGGGTGCCGTATTCGGATTGCCCACGCTGGTGTTGCTCTCCGCGCTCGTGTTGCTCGCGCTTGCCGTGTATCTCAAGCAGTTCCGCCCCGGCCGCGAGTACTACGCGATCGGCTCGAACCCCGAGGCCGCGCGCCTTGCCGGCGTGAACGTGGAGCGGCGCGTGATGACGGGCTTCCTGATCTCGGGAAGCATTGCGGGACTCGCCGGCGCGCTGTGGCTCGCACGCTTCGGCACGGTGGACGCCAGCACCGCGAAGGGCATCGAGCTTCAGGTCGTGGCCGCCGCCGTGGTGGGCAGCGTCGCGATTACGGGCGGGGTGGGCACGATACTCGGTGCCACGCTCGGCGCGCTCGTGCTGGGCGTGATCAGCATTGCGCTCGTCGTGCTGCACGTCTCGCCGTTCTGGGAGCAGGCCATCGAAGGCGCGTTGATCGTGACCGCCATCGCCGCGGATACGCTGCTCGCCCGTTCCGTCGCCAAACGCATGATGAGGAAACGCGATCATGGCTAA
- a CDS encoding ABC transporter permease, with product MAKPGVKPDSALLTRSRAVPLSWETLLAVILVLCLVLGRVLSPVFLSGANLSNVLADLTEVALMALPMTLIIVAAEIDLSVASVLGASSALMGVLWHMGLPMPAVVALVIVFGALAGLFNGLVIVKLNLPSLAVTIGTLALFRGLAYVLLGDQAVADFPPAWTLFGMNTLGGTFIPLPFLIVIVAAVLFTVLLQATAFGRSLFAIGANATAAAFSGIDVATIRLRLFVLSGAMSALAGVVYTLRFTSARGDNGEGFELAVIAAVLFGGVSIFGGRGSMYGVLLSLLIVGVLRNALTLVDVSSETLTIVTGALLLASVLVPNLAARMRAMRDKRLLARSN from the coding sequence ATGGCTAAGCCCGGGGTCAAGCCCGACTCTGCATTGCTCACGCGCAGCCGCGCCGTTCCGCTGAGTTGGGAAACGCTGCTCGCCGTGATTCTCGTACTGTGCCTCGTGCTGGGGCGTGTGCTGTCGCCGGTGTTTCTCTCCGGCGCGAATCTCAGCAACGTGCTGGCGGACCTGACCGAAGTGGCGCTGATGGCGTTGCCGATGACGCTCATCATCGTGGCTGCCGAGATCGATCTTTCCGTGGCGTCCGTGCTCGGCGCATCGAGTGCACTGATGGGCGTGCTCTGGCACATGGGGTTGCCGATGCCGGCGGTAGTCGCACTCGTCATCGTGTTCGGCGCACTCGCGGGGCTCTTCAACGGGCTCGTCATCGTGAAGCTGAACCTGCCTTCGCTGGCGGTGACGATCGGCACGCTCGCGCTCTTTCGCGGGCTCGCCTACGTGCTGCTGGGCGACCAGGCCGTGGCCGATTTTCCGCCGGCGTGGACGCTGTTCGGCATGAACACGCTGGGCGGCACGTTCATTCCGCTGCCGTTTCTGATCGTGATCGTCGCGGCCGTGCTGTTCACGGTGCTGTTGCAGGCCACCGCGTTCGGCCGCAGCCTCTTCGCCATCGGCGCGAATGCCACCGCGGCGGCGTTTTCGGGTATCGACGTCGCGACAATCCGGCTGCGCCTCTTCGTGCTCTCCGGCGCCATGAGCGCGCTCGCGGGCGTGGTCTACACGCTGCGCTTCACGAGCGCGCGCGGCGACAACGGCGAAGGCTTCGAGCTTGCCGTGATCGCGGCCGTGCTGTTCGGCGGCGTGAGCATCTTCGGCGGACGCGGATCGATGTACGGCGTGCTGCTCTCGCTTTTGATCGTAGGCGTGCTGCGCAATGCGCTGACGCTCGTCGACGTATCGAGCGAAACGCTCACCATCGTGACGGGCGCACTGCTGCTCGCATCGGTGCTCGTGCCGAATCTTGCCGCACGGATGCGGGCGATGCGCGACAAGCGGCTGCTCGCGCGCTCGAATTGA
- the rhaS gene encoding rhamnose ABC transporter substrate-binding protein, giving the protein MSRSLRQAGAALLCAALLGTSALASAAGIKEGLKIAFVPKQINNPYEVIADDGGMAAIKEFKGDGKVVGPSDAGASSQVQYINTLTTQHQDAIVIAANDANALVPYLKRAMSQGIKVVTFDSDTAPEGRTVFVNQANAESIGRGQIQLVAKLMGGEGEFAILSATPNATNQNTWIKWMQEELKKPEYAKMKLVKIAYGNDDDQKSFVETQGLLQAYPNLKAIVAPTSVGIAAAARYISSSSSKGKVAVTGLGTPNQMRAFVKNGTVKAFQLWDPGQLGYLAAYAAANLASGTITGKEGESFEAGKLGKRTIGKSGEVILGPPTTFDAANIDNYNF; this is encoded by the coding sequence ATGTCGAGATCGTTACGTCAGGCCGGTGCCGCGTTGCTTTGCGCGGCGCTTCTCGGAACCAGCGCGCTGGCCAGCGCTGCCGGCATCAAGGAAGGGCTCAAGATCGCGTTCGTGCCGAAGCAGATCAACAACCCGTATGAGGTCATTGCCGACGACGGCGGCATGGCCGCCATCAAGGAGTTCAAGGGCGACGGCAAGGTGGTGGGTCCGTCGGACGCGGGCGCGTCGTCGCAGGTGCAGTACATCAACACGCTCACCACGCAGCATCAGGACGCCATCGTGATTGCAGCCAACGACGCGAACGCGCTCGTCCCGTATCTGAAACGCGCCATGTCTCAGGGCATCAAGGTGGTCACGTTCGATTCGGATACGGCGCCCGAAGGCCGCACGGTGTTCGTGAACCAGGCGAACGCGGAGAGCATCGGGCGCGGGCAGATTCAACTCGTCGCGAAATTGATGGGCGGGGAGGGCGAGTTCGCGATCCTCTCGGCCACGCCGAACGCGACGAACCAGAACACGTGGATCAAGTGGATGCAGGAGGAACTGAAGAAGCCCGAGTACGCGAAGATGAAGCTCGTGAAGATCGCCTACGGCAACGACGACGACCAGAAGTCGTTCGTGGAGACCCAGGGGCTGCTTCAGGCGTACCCGAACCTCAAGGCCATCGTCGCGCCCACGTCGGTGGGCATTGCCGCGGCGGCGCGCTACATCTCGTCGTCGTCGAGCAAGGGCAAGGTGGCGGTAACGGGCCTCGGCACCCCGAACCAGATGCGCGCGTTCGTGAAGAACGGCACCGTGAAGGCCTTCCAGTTGTGGGATCCGGGTCAACTCGGCTACCTCGCCGCCTATGCCGCGGCGAACCTGGCTTCGGGCACGATCACTGGTAAGGAGGGCGAATCGTTCGAAGCGGGCAAGCTCGGCAAGCGGACCATCGGCAAGAGCGGCGAGGTCATTCTCGGGCCGCCCACCACGTTCGACGCGGCCAACATCGACAACTACAACTTCTGA
- a CDS encoding sterol desaturase family protein, with amino-acid sequence MLSTQSFTLLGLAVSGVVVSASLVEACVLSARKRHTDTPFDWHEFALSLADLVGRKLLALLPVPLTTAVFNVVWHYRIHTLALDSALAVLLLFLLQEFCYYWYHRASHRIRFLWATHAVHHSPNQLTLSTAFRLGWTGRLTGAALFFTPLVWLGVRPEVVLATLTLNLLYQFWLHTTWIPKLGWLEYVFNTPSAHRVHHASNLAYLDANYGGVLIVFDRLFGTYVEERAEEPCRYGLVTPTRSHNPFVVELEHWASLARDIASAKEGGTAMNYLLRPPGWRPGGASETTEDLRRRAGMKAGMKTTAAAGAD; translated from the coding sequence ATGCTCTCTACCCAGTCATTCACGCTTCTCGGTCTTGCCGTTTCCGGGGTCGTGGTCAGCGCCTCGCTCGTCGAGGCATGCGTGCTCAGCGCGCGGAAACGGCACACCGATACGCCGTTCGACTGGCACGAATTCGCGCTCTCGCTCGCGGACCTGGTGGGCCGCAAGCTGCTCGCGCTGTTGCCTGTGCCGCTCACCACGGCGGTCTTCAACGTCGTATGGCATTACCGCATTCATACGCTGGCGCTCGACAGCGCCCTCGCGGTGCTGCTGCTCTTCCTCCTCCAGGAGTTCTGCTACTACTGGTACCACCGCGCGTCGCATCGCATCCGCTTCCTTTGGGCCACGCACGCGGTGCACCATTCGCCGAACCAGCTCACGCTTTCCACCGCGTTCCGGCTTGGCTGGACCGGCCGGCTCACGGGCGCCGCGCTGTTCTTCACGCCGCTCGTGTGGCTTGGCGTGCGGCCCGAAGTCGTGTTGGCAACGCTCACGCTCAACCTGCTCTATCAGTTCTGGCTGCACACCACGTGGATACCAAAGCTCGGCTGGCTGGAGTACGTGTTCAACACGCCGTCCGCGCATCGCGTGCATCACGCGTCGAACCTGGCGTATCTGGATGCCAACTACGGTGGCGTGCTGATCGTGTTCGACCGCCTGTTCGGCACCTATGTGGAAGAACGCGCGGAGGAGCCGTGCCGCTACGGGCTGGTTACGCCCACGCGCTCGCACAACCCGTTCGTCGTGGAACTCGAACATTGGGCGAGCCTCGCACGCGACATCGCGTCGGCAAAGGAAGGGGGTACGGCGATGAACTATCTGCTGCGCCCGCCCGGCTGGAGACCAGGCGGTGCGAGCGAAACGACGGAAGATCTGCGCCGGCGTGCCGGCATGAAAGCGGGCATGAAAACAACTGCGGCGGCCGGCGCGGATTGA
- the choW gene encoding choline ABC transporter permease subunit: MSEIIPLGRWVDDSVHYLLDHDASTFDAIGKGIESFAALIEHGLQAVPMWAMMAFFIGIGLWRVGWRFAIFVTLSLLLIYATGFWDQTVVTLGLTLSSTLISLVFGVPLGIWTAKNRHVALVVRPVLDLMQTMPAFVYLIPAAMLFGLGRVPGILSTVIFAMPPAVRLTSLGIRHVNREIVEAGQAFGCTPWQLLYKVQFPSALPSIMQGVNQTIMMALSMVIIASMVGAGGLGNDVLASIQRLDIGLGFESGLSVVLLAIILDRITESFGRTPGSAPAPRFAGLRNVMRVRREPPMAAQS, encoded by the coding sequence ATGTCTGAGATCATTCCGCTTGGCCGCTGGGTGGACGACTCCGTCCACTATCTGCTCGACCACGACGCCAGCACGTTCGACGCTATCGGCAAGGGCATCGAGAGCTTCGCCGCGCTGATCGAACACGGCCTGCAGGCCGTGCCGATGTGGGCGATGATGGCCTTCTTCATCGGCATCGGCCTGTGGCGCGTGGGCTGGCGCTTCGCCATCTTCGTCACGCTGTCGCTGTTGCTGATCTATGCCACGGGCTTCTGGGATCAGACGGTCGTGACGCTGGGCCTCACGCTGTCGTCCACGCTCATCAGTCTCGTGTTCGGCGTTCCGCTCGGCATCTGGACCGCGAAGAACCGGCACGTCGCCCTCGTGGTGCGCCCCGTGCTCGATCTGATGCAGACCATGCCGGCCTTCGTCTACCTCATTCCGGCCGCAATGCTGTTCGGTCTGGGCCGCGTGCCGGGCATTCTCTCCACGGTCATTTTCGCGATGCCGCCTGCGGTGCGCCTCACGAGCCTCGGCATTCGCCACGTGAACCGCGAGATCGTGGAAGCGGGCCAGGCGTTCGGCTGCACGCCGTGGCAACTGCTCTACAAGGTGCAATTCCCGAGCGCGCTGCCCTCCATCATGCAGGGCGTCAACCAGACCATCATGATGGCGCTTTCCATGGTGATCATCGCTTCGATGGTGGGCGCGGGCGGCCTCGGCAACGACGTGCTCGCGAGCATTCAGCGTCTCGACATCGGGCTCGGCTTCGAGAGCGGGCTCTCGGTGGTGCTGCTCGCCATCATTCTCGACCGCATCACGGAAAGCTTCGGCCGCACGCCGGGCTCCGCACCCGCGCCGCGCTTCGCCGGCCTGCGTAACGTGATGCGTGTGCGCCGCGAGCCGCCGATGGCCGCGCAGAGCTGA